In Leptodactylus fuscus isolate aLepFus1 chromosome 9, aLepFus1.hap2, whole genome shotgun sequence, the genomic window GATATTATATATTTGACCTTTTAATGACAAGGCCaagtttaaccctttaacaatCATGTTTTGTATACACCTCTGAACCAACtcaatgttttttctattttcattGTAGAACTGATAACTTTTGGCTCCTGTTGGAATGGAAGTGGTGatatttcatgtatttttataGCCCAATACAATAAACCATACCCATGATTATATTATGCCACAAACTCAACCACAACCAGTCTATCAAAGCAAAACAAACCCCAAACAACAATTCTTTCGGTACACAGAAGAGATCATTTTATCTGCTATTGTTTAGATGATAGATATCTTTTTTCATCACATTGAATACAACGATTAATGGATGTactaacagtggcgtaactaccgggggtagcagcagtagcagctgccacaggccctgggacattaggggcccggtggcagtcgataccgctgcagttttttttagataggctgttaccggctggagttatttacctctccgggctccagctAGGCtctgggcctacttgtgtgacgtccctgacgtcacatgacccgggcctgcgtcccaggtcatgttaCATCCCGAACATCATTGAAGATGCACCGAGGAGTGCAGccgagccagggataggtaagtaacagtgtttagaccccagagtataataattgttcatggatgtccacagtggggcataacactgtgtgcaagggccactatggggcataatactgtgtgcaggggccactatcgaatataatactgtgtgcaggggccactatggggcataatactgtgtgcaggagccactatggagcataatactgtgtgcaggagccactatagggcataatactgtgtgcaggagccactatggggcataatactgtgtgcaggggccactatcgaatataatactgtgtgcaggagccactatagggcataatactgtgtgcaggagccactatggggcataatactgtgtgcaggggccactatcggacataatactatgtgcaggggtgactatggggcataatagtgcgcacaGGAATGCGAGGCGGGAGgagggtcagtcggggtcttcggcgtcagtcagggggatcccatgtcaaaagttagccacggggccccgccgttcctagttatgccactgtgtacaaaaatcttgctactgccatacactggcctaGGTGGTGATCTGAACACAATAGCACACAACCGGCCGGCCTGAGCAGTTACAATTGGCTGCAAAGGAGACCTAAACATTTTAGCAGAAGTAAGACACATCCTCCAACCTTACTACTACTGCCTCATACATGAAGACCCTAAAAAATACTTACCAAGCTCTGCACAGTGCATAGTGCATTTCATTTATATGCTGGACCATCTAAGCCATACAAAAATGCCCTGAATTTAATATGTACATTGTAAAATATAAGATTAAATCGATCACCATTTACTTACAAAAACAAATTCTGAAAATTGGCAACAAAAATTAATGCACAGATTTGATAGTTTACACTTTGACATTGAGATGAATTGCAACAAATGGATCTGCATCCGAATTGCTGATTCTGAAGTTTGCTGTGCCATTGCTGCTCACAGTGATCTGTTTGCCAGTACAAGAGTCGCCATTCTTCTGCCCagaaatgatgtcacagtatgtgCCAGCAGGAAGTCCAGTGTTCAAGGTGATATCCATGTCACTAAAAAATGTTTACTGTGTTTAATACACTATGTGACAATCTTAGGACAAGACAAACACAAACCCCTGACCAGAGAAACCTGGCATGTCCAAGTCTGACTCATATAATGTCTGTAAGCAAGTGACTGAGTATCTGTATAGGTGAACACATTTATAGAAATATGTAGATGTAACAATAATAATCCTCAGGCATCTCAATTCATCCATAATCATCAAAAATATCCTTAAATGTATGGGTATTTACCAACTAAGCAGAAATAGAAGCTGTGGCGATCAGGATCAGGATCATACGCTATTACTGAGGAAGGCCATGTACAGTAGATATGTTCACTGCAAACCATAACCTGCCATGCCAGCCCtgactaaggggtcatatccccgaaacgcgtaggcttactCGTCCTTCTGTCCCatctgcacaaggacatatccacctttgcttttccaagaactatatatatacagtcctatgaaaaagtttgggcacccctattaatcttaatcatttttagttttaaatattttggtgtttgcagcagccatttcagtttgatatatctaataactgatggacacagtaatatttctggattgaaatgaggtttattgtactaacagaaaatgtgcaatatgcattaaaccaaaatttgaccggtgcaaaagtatgggcacctcaacagaaaagtgacattaatatttagtagatcctccatttgcaaagataacagcctctagtcgcttcctgtagctcttaatcagttcctggatcccggatgaaggtattttggaccattcctctttacaaaacaattcaagttcagttaagtttgatggttgccgagcatggacagcctgcctcaaatcatcccacagatgttcaatgatattcaggtctggggactgggatggccattccagaacattataattgttcccctgcatgaatgcctgaatcgatttggagcggtgttttggatcattgtcttgctgaaatatccatccctggcgtaacttcaacgtcgtcactgattcttgaacattattctcaagaatctgctgatactgagtggaatccatgcgaccctcaactttaacacgattcccggtgccggcattggccacacagccacaaagcatgatggaacctccacaaaatcttacagtgggtagcaagcgtttttcttggaatgctgttttttttggatgccatgcataacgcctttttgtatgaccaaacaactcaatctttgtttcaccagtccacaggactttcttccaaaatgaagctggcttgtgcttttgcatacctcaggcgactctgtttgtggcgggcttgtagaaacggcttctttctcatcactctcccatacaacttctccttgtgcaaagtgcgctgtgttgttgaccgatgcacaatgacacaatctgcagcaagatgatgctgcagctctttggaggtggtctgtggattgtccttgactgttctcaccattcttcttctctgcctttctgatatttttcttggcctgccacttctaggcttaacaagaactgtccctgtggtcttccatttccttactatgttcctcacagtggaaactgacaggttaaatctctgagacaactttttgtatccttaccctgaacaactatgttgaacaatctctgttttcagatcatttgagagcaggttgtccatgctcggtgaccatcaaacttaactgaacttgaattgttttgtaaagaggaatggtccaaaataccttcatccaggatccaggaactgattaaaagctacaggaagcgactagaggctgttatctttgcaaaaggaggatctactaaatattaatgtcacttttctgttgaggtgcccatacttttgcaccggtcaaattttggtttaatgcatattgcacattttctgttagtacaataaacctcatttcaatcctgaaatattactgtgtccatcagttattagatatattaaactgaaatggctgctgcaaacaccaaaatatttagaactaaaaatgattaagattaataggggtgcccaaactttttcataggactgtatatatatatatatatatatatatatatatatatatatatatatatatatatatatatatatatatatatattattattattattttttttttttaacttggagcatgtctccacaataaaatttgggaatttttaaaaaaaatcatccggcgtgctgagactacttcaatttgctgcttctattgtgtctgtgcgggacatgacgtcccgggcatccggatgactacaagcacctactactcctgcattaacagtaagagacatttatcatttttgtaatacgggctgagacaattttttcttctttgcacATAACCTGCCCATGGCCTTAATAATGAAAATAAATTCaggatctataatgtcctgtatatttATTGGTGTGGGGTTATATAGATAACATTGAATGGTCTTCTCTTGGATTACTATTGTTGTAGTCTATAGGTTTGTGGCATGCGTTATGTTTTTATATGGTGGAGCAGTTAGACATCGCCTTACAAAGCTGGCCACTTTTCTAATGGATGTGTGTCTTGAGGAAGCCCCAGTTGGTTGAAACATATATGAGGAAATGATCTCAGACACCCCCATGCACGTGTGACTAACTTCTGGCTCTTATCATCTCTGATCCTAGCCGTGATTTCCAtctacactagctgggccggggAGGTGGCCATCCTATTTCCAAGAATTATGAGATTGCAAGAAGGAGCTATCCTTGAAGCTTTTATGTAGATTTGCTAGCCAAGCAGCATGCAATGATGATTAGTATTACATAGACAGGAGAACCTTGTTATACTAAGTGAGGAGGGGAGGTATTAAGCTCCAGTAGGAGGGGATGTTGAGCCCTGTTATGTgctagctagagatgagtgaacagtaaaatgttcgaggttcgatattcgtttcgagtagcccctcagtattcgactactcgaatcgaatatcgaaccctattatagtctatggggggaaaatgctcatttcaggggtaggcaatattcaatcaaattatacttaccaagtccacgagtgagggtcgggctggatcctccgagaagtcttctccttgcagcgtgcccgcggcatcttccggctctgaattaactctgccagtaatcgggcctgtgcagagctgactgcgcatgcccgcactacaagcagacatgcgcagtcagctctgcccaggcccgatgcctggcagagtgaattcagagccagaagacgccgcggggaagctgcacggagaagacttctaaaggtaggagaagaaccagcgttgattgtccgactgtatagcatttggccaatcaatgctggttctgcatcaaacttttacattcgaatagcgagtggtactcgatcgagtacgagtatttcgaataccgcagtattcgatcgaatacctactcgatcgagtactactcgctcatctctagtgctagccCAATTCCCTGTTGACTCTGCATACTAATTATCACTAATTCAgactctgcctatctatctatctatctatctatctatctatctatctatctatctatcaatatatATATTAACAGCATCATTCATATGTCTGTGAAGGGAACTCTTTACAGTAAGaccagcgaggctctggaactctcttccccaggaagtggtgatggtggattcactgaacaagttcaaagagggcctggatgtcttttctTGGAGAGAACTATATTACAGATTATGGATTCTAGAtctctagattataaggacacgttgatccagggtttttatactgactgccagattggagtcgggaaggaattttttcccctgaaatggggcaattgacataagcctcatgggttttttgccttcctctggatcaacactgtagggattgtagggttctaggttggacttgatggactgatgtcttcatccaacctcatccactatgtaactatatgtaagaTTCATAACATAGGTTATGTTGCTTGCAAGAGATTATTTACTGGTGCAATTTGAATCAATATCAGCAAATCTGTCACACTGACACCGCTATATATGGATTTCAGAATGATTacaaatttttaataatttttagagGTTTGGGTCTTGTAGCTTTTGCCCAGATATTTTCTTTTAGTTTGACTGAATTTGCTTGGTTCTGGACCTGCCCGGTCATTGATCGTTATTACTAATCCGTTAATAGGGACTGGTTACCTCTTAACTATTTTGTAGTATTTTTATGGTTACAAATAGGCCTGAACAGAGTTTTGCTGGCCATAAATAATTATACCTTAATACCGGCTGCTATTATATAATGATGAGTTCTATATGCTCTCTTCTTCCTATAGTGGATGGAGGATTATTTGCTGATatttatgctatttaggctctttcTGGTATGTGACATgtttataataattttattaacAGTTCCTGGAGTCTTATCAATGGAGTTAATGCCCCATTGTTATTGTTTTTTTCGTagattgacattttttttacaagtcAATCAGCTCTTGTTCAGTGCAGTTTATATGGAGCAATGATCAGTACTGTATGAGCCCAAACAATCAATGGTGTGACACATACAATTTCATTATTATCAGCAGCACAGTGTCACATGATCCTCTATGAAATGAGTATTGGCCCAATTGTTGGCCAGTATGAAAGGCCATTTAGTGTACACGAAATGGATCTCAAGTTGATTGACCAACTTCACTCACCAGTTATCGTTGTTAAACACAATGAAACCCGTGTTTCCTCGCCCAAAAGCAATTTGATTTTGTCCATTGTCCCACCAATTAGTGAGAGCTTGACCATCAGCAACATTCCGGAAGATGACCATATTCCTACAAAATAATTAGAAGCAAATTACAGATTCTAAGAATAACCATATTCTTTTAGGTGTTTGAAGTTTACAATACATGCCCACCTAATGAACATTCGATGTCAAGAAATATCCAATTATATTTTCTATAGGAAATGAATTAAATTGGAAAACTTATTTCTGAAAATACTGTATTTTACATTGTTGGATCCAGCAATCACACTGGCTAACTCTTATTTATGGCTTACTTTATCTGTCTCCATCTGTGCTCGCAAACCCAGCCATCTCCACAAGTGGAATCTTCATTGATGGGGACTGCTTTAATGGACCCATTATTGTAACTTGGTGGTCCAATCCAGTCATTTATATCCTACAATCACAAGATACAAAGGATGAATTCACAGGTGATGACTGCACTTTATTCCTTctaatgtattaaaatattattattccttattattattattccttgtGCTTGAAAAGTTGCACTAAGTTTCATGCTGAAATCTTCATTCTTTAATTTATTTCAGACCCAAATATTTAGTTTGCAACCTGGTCCCAGTTCTATATTTTTCTCATGAAGATGTCTACATTCTAGTAAACCTAGTTGTGAGCTTTGTTCACCAAGGATACAGCGGTTATTAGCTTTCATGTAACTGCATAGCTTCATTTTAGGACTTCTATCTTCTTCTACAGCCCTTAGGCATTCTTATCCTCTGTTCACCACATGTTTTTCTATCCATTTAACGTATACAAAAACACAAGCTAAAAACGGATACAAACAGCTGATAGTGGTTGCTAGTCATTGGGATATGTTGTGTCATTCCTTATGCCCTTCCCCTCTCACTGTTCTCTGCTACTTTACTGATGGTTATTCTTTCATGTACTCCATGTTATGTTAAAGTTACCTGTTGGAGAGAGAACCCCGCCTACCCGCTTTTACACTCCATCGTTATTCCAGGATTTGAACTTAAAGTTGTCCCATTAAGAGGATGGAggactgaaagtccccctaagTGTTggtgcactccattcacttctaggtGACTGTGAGCGCTGCTGAAGTTTACAGTCTCGacagccccatagaaatgaatggagcgcacCAGCActctattcacaaggaggccttagggggaaTTTTTGGTCTATCCTACTCCTGATCACTGAGGAACTCATCCATAGGGACCCCAGCGATCGTAAACGTATCCCTTGCCCTGAGTATAGGGGATGTGTCCATAacagaacaatccctttaaaaacctcACCCCTCCATTGACAGTCTAAGTTATTTATTATAAGCTTATTGGGTATTTTTCCTTAAAAGAGTAAGCCTGCAAAAAACTAAAGGTTCACCCctgtgcttgggtttctgttctttctgTCCCTTGGGattcaaaaaacagcaaaaaccgGTTACCTGcacaccccatagattataatgggattggtctggtttccgcctgaaaaatgtggagagaaaaatcttgcttgcaggactttcctccccacatttttcaagcagaatgggggatggaatccccaaatggtcaTACAGAGCAAGTGTGCGCCCAGCCTTAGGTTTGCTCACATATAAATAACAAGATTTTCATATCGTACACTTCCACAGAATATGAAAAATGTCATACTCCTGTACGTTTTCTTTACTGTTGAGCTTGCCAAAATAAAGTTTAGACCATTTAGACCCATGGAATAAAAACTGACACAAAATACATTATTTAAGAGGAACAACACTCACAGTATTATGTAGTAATAGTTATATCTTACCTTTCCATTTACAAAGTTCCTAGGCCAGCTAAAACTTGACATTACGCGTGTGAATCCATAAGGATGTGCCAGCATGAAGGCCACTGCCATTTTGTACAAGCTGTAAAGATTATTGTCAAGTGTATGGTAAAGAAAGTAAATAGTCTCAAGTTTTACGAAAGATATCAATCCTTACCGTGCATCAAAAAAAGTGAGGATAGAGTCTCCACCACCGCCATGGCCTCTTTGGTTATCATGGTTGTCAACAAAAACTAAGGCCCTATCTGTCGGCATAAAGCCCCAGCCTTCTCCCCAGTTTCTGGAAGAAGAAAGTGTTAAGTGCCATTTTCAGCTATATATGCACAGTACCTAAGAATACTCTCTTTTAGACTTACTTTAGATAGGCCATCTTCTCTCCATCCCATTTCCGAATTAATTTTCCAAGTTTGGTCCCATATTTAAATTCCGTTACCCGTCCAATATCAAAGTAGTCACTGACTGAAATTCCTCCTCCACCTAGATCAATCACCTAACAGAAACCAATGAATACCAAAAGAGAAAAAGATACTTCAGTTCACCAATAGGTTCAACATCACGCAGGTTCACCCCTTCATGCTGGTGCACGGAAATATACCCTGACTTCTTAGGGTGTGCAGCTTACTCCAGAgaagataaaaaaatatttttccagcaACCAACCAAATCATCCGAAAAAATCTAAATAATACAAAGAAAATTTTAATATTCATAATTAAAAGATGGTTACAGGCCAACTTCGATCCACATACTAgcttagctgacgcgtttcaaggtgAAACAACCCTTAGTCATAGCAATGCTAAGTTGGCCTGTAACCATGAATAAATGGAAAATCACGTTGAAGCTAGAGATGACATAAAATCAATCATATTACGAATTGTGTTTTAAGTCAAAGTCAAGCCACGCAGCAAAATCTgatacaaaaaagctgcatttccgcaatctAGGGCCTTAACCCAATGGGGTTTTTAATTAACCGTTCAAAGAGACCCATATGCCTTCAGAAAAACTACTAAGAATCAGCTGTGCAAGTTATTGAGGCTTTTTCCCAtgaaaagctaaggccccacgttgcggaaacgcagcttttttttgttgcagattttgctgtgtttttttgagccaaagacaagaatagctacaaaaggaatgggaaatatataggaagttcttatacttctgccttcttccttctgctcaatccactcctggctttggctcaaaaaaaaaaaaaaaaaaaccgcaacaaaatctgcaacaaaaaaaaaagggatttttgtgtactcacctgtaaaatccttttctcgttgtttcactgggggacacagcaccatgggtatagacctggtcattaggaggcggacactaggaaCAAAAAAGTGGTTGGCTCTGCCTACGCAGGCTATACCCTCTCACTTGCAGAATGCTCAGGCAGTTTTTTTTCCTAGTGTTGTAGGAGGCAGTCATGACCTGAGTCAGGTCTTTCTGTCTTACAtcgttttcattttgtttttctttcaggGGCAGTGGGTTGTCAGTGTATCCGTTACACTAGTCTACCCCCTGTGGGTGCAAGCGCTCAATTTATAGAGCGCACCGCAGTCACCCAGTCCCCTGTTGGTTGCTGCATCAGCGGTTGGATTTCTGGTGACCCCACTTAGCTGCGAGGTATCACCGAGGGGGTGAGTCTGTGGCGCCTGAAGACGCCAAgacaccatgggtatagacctggtcattaggaggcggacactaggaaCAAAAAAGTGGTTGGCTCCGCCTACGCAGGCTATACCCTCTCACTTGCAGAATGCTCAAGCAGTTTTGTACCACAGCAGAAGGAGAGAGTCCCCAAATGAACATTATATATGGAACCAAAAACCACCAAAAAACCTAAACCCATGAAGGGAAAAAGAAAACCCCAACTCTGTGCCAAAACTGCTTTTGGacgtcccatggtgctgtgtcccccagtggaacaacgagaaaaggattttacaggtgagtacacaaaaatccctttttctcgcaatatttcactgaggaacacagcaccatgggacgtCCAAAAGCAGTCCCAGAGGGAGGGAAAAACCTAGACAACCTTGCTAACAATGCACACTGCTGCCTGAAGAACTTTTCGACCCAAACTGGCATCGGCAGAAGACACAGAATGAATCTGAAAAACTTAGTGAAAGTGTGAACCGAAGACCAGGTGGCAGCCTTGCACACCTGAGAAACGGAAgcctgatgccgaacagcccaggaggcacCAACAGCTCTAGTCAAATGAGCTGTCACCCGGAAAGGAGGATGCCTACCCTTAAGCCAATAGGCTTCCTTGATGACAGACCGAATCCATCTAGCGATGGACACCTTGGAAGCAGGTAAGCCCTTCCTGGATCCCTCTGGAAGAACAAAAAGAGCATCACAGCACCGAAAAGGCTCCGTAAGAGCCAGGTAGACTCTGACTGCCCAGACCACATCCAGGCAGTGGAGGGAGTGCTCGCAAGGATGCTTTGGTTCCAGACAAAAAGATGGCAGAACAATGTCCTCATTGATATGGAAAGAGGACACCACTTTGGGAAGGAAGGATGGAGGGAAACGAAGCACAACCTTGTCCTTATGCAAAACCAAGAAGGGGGGCTGGCGTGACAAAGCTGCCAACTCAGAAACCCTATGAATAGAAGTGATAGCGACCAAAAACGCCACTTTCCAAGAAAGCAAGTGAAGAGAGATGTCCCTTAGAGGCTCAAAAGGTGGAGCCTGTAGAACCTCTAAGACGAGATTAAGATCCCAAGGATCAATAAGAGGCCGGTAAGGAAGAACACAATGCGCTACCCCCTGAAGAAAAGTCTTTACCTGGTAAGAAGGCGATAGCCTTCTGGAAAAGAATGGAAAGCACCAAGACCTGACCCCTCAGGGTAGACAGACCAAGACCCTGGTCCAGCCCGGACTGCAAAAATGCCAGGACCCTAGGCAAAGAAAAAACAAGAGGGTGATACTCTTCCACTTCACACCAATGGACGAAGGCCTTCCAAGTGCAGTAGTATATCTTTGCTGATTGAGGCTTCCTGGCCCTAATCATAGTTTGAATAACAGGCTCAGAAAAACCCCGGCGCTTCAACACCTTGGTTGCAACAGCCATGCCTTAAACGCAAAGCCACAGCCTCGATTAGAAGCCATGGCCGCCCGACCCCCTCTTCCGGTCCGCACCTCAAAGAAGCCCCGGCAGCCAGAAAACGAGCCATCCCCTCTGCTCACACCTAAGGTAAGGAGaagggaaggaggaggaaaagggaggggggagaagggggAGACCCCCACAAGGGAAAAATACTTACCGTCTGGCGTCTTCAGGCGCCACAGACTCACCCCCTCGGTGATACCTCGCAGCTAAGTGGGGTCACCGGAAATCCAACCGCTGATGCAGCAACCAACAGGGGACTGGGTGACTGCGGTGCGCTCTATAAAATGAGCGCGTGCACCCACAGGGGGTAGACTAGTGTAACGGATACACTGACAACCCACTGCCcctgaaagaaaaacaaaataaaaacgatGTAAGACAGAAAGACCTGACTCAGGTCATGACTGCCTCCTACAACACTAGGAAAAAAAACTGCCTGAGCATTCTGCAAGTGAGAGGGTATAGCCTGCGTAGGCGGAGCCAACCACTTTTTTGttcctagtgtccgcctcctaatgaccaggtctatacccatggttctgtgtcccccagtgaaatattgcAAGAAAAGCTgcgttccgcaacgtggggccttagccaaagtcAATGAAATCAATCTGTAATACCCTACACTACTGCTGCTATGTGGACCCATGTAAACAATGATGAGGCTCCAACATTCACCCATGTGGCACAGTCCCTTCAAACAAATTTTGACACAGATTGGATtaatagacctttttttttttttttacctcttggAAAATAAATGGACGAGAAACATTGGGGAACCAGTGAGTGTTGAGATTGTTTAGCCTGCTGACAATGGCTTGAAGATCCCTGGGCCAAATGTGTTTAGAAGCATCA contains:
- the LOC142217940 gene encoding pancreatic alpha-amylase-like, with translation MRLLLILLLFGSCTGQFNPNVACGRTSIVHLFEWRWEDIAEECERYLGPNGFGGVQISPPNENLIITNPNRPWWERYQPISYKICTRSGDEDQFKDMVTRCNNVGVYIYVDAVINHMCGSGVGKGSSSTCGSSYSTNDESFPGVPYSNFDFNDNKCKTSSGDIENYDDTDQVRNCRLLSLMDLALEKEYVRGKITDYLNKLIAIGVAGFRIDASKHIWPRDLQAIVSRLNNLNTHWFPNVSRPFIFQEVIDLGGGGISVSDYFDIGRVTEFKYGTKLGKLIRKWDGEKMAYLKNWGEGWGFMPTDRALVFVDNHDNQRGHGGGGDSILTFFDARLYKMAVAFMLAHPYGFTRVMSSFSWPRNFVNGKDINDWIGPPSYNNGSIKAVPINEDSTCGDGWVCEHRWRQIKNMVIFRNVADGQALTNWWDNGQNQIAFGRGNTGFIVFNNDNCDMDITLNTGLPAGTYCDIISGQKNGDSCTGKQITVSSNGTANFRISNSDADPFVAIHLNVKV